The proteins below are encoded in one region of Planctopirus limnophila DSM 3776:
- a CDS encoding ATP-binding cassette domain-containing protein, giving the protein MIQLDRLTKKFSDFKTGERLALDHVSFDVKPGEIFGLLGPNGAGKTTCLRILSTVLKPSSGSAIIAGYDVATHPAQVRARIGFMSNNTGIYDRMTAWELVEYYGRLYGIPQAQLTQRLETIFSTLQMNEIREVLGSKMSTGMKQKVSIARAIVHDPPVMIFDEPTSGLDVLVARRVIHAVESLRDQGKCIIFSTHIMREVEKLCDRIAIIYRGRILAQGSIEELRDTHHQRDIEELFFELISACDAEEAEHLRANEDSINPGLDDTSTNVEVRP; this is encoded by the coding sequence ATGATTCAACTGGATCGACTGACGAAAAAGTTCTCAGACTTCAAGACGGGTGAACGTCTGGCACTTGATCACGTCAGCTTCGATGTCAAACCCGGCGAAATCTTTGGACTACTGGGCCCCAATGGCGCAGGTAAAACCACCTGCCTGAGAATTCTCAGTACTGTCCTTAAACCAAGTTCCGGTTCCGCCATCATCGCCGGCTACGACGTCGCCACTCATCCTGCTCAAGTTCGCGCCCGCATCGGCTTCATGTCGAATAACACCGGCATCTACGACCGCATGACCGCCTGGGAACTTGTCGAATACTATGGTCGGCTCTATGGCATTCCGCAGGCACAACTCACTCAGCGACTCGAAACGATTTTCAGCACATTGCAGATGAATGAAATTCGCGAAGTGCTCGGCTCCAAAATGTCGACCGGTATGAAACAGAAGGTTTCCATCGCCCGAGCCATTGTGCACGATCCACCCGTCATGATCTTCGACGAACCGACCAGTGGACTCGATGTGCTTGTCGCCCGCAGAGTGATTCACGCTGTCGAATCACTGCGAGATCAGGGCAAGTGCATCATCTTCTCGACACACATCATGCGTGAAGTCGAGAAACTGTGTGACCGCATTGCGATCATTTATCGCGGACGCATCCTGGCTCAGGGTTCCATTGAAGAACTGCGCGATACACATCATCAGCGGGATATCGAAGAACTCTTTTTTGAACTGATTTCCGCCTGCGATGCCGAAGAAGCTGAGCACCTTCGTGCCAATGAAGACTCCATCAATCCCGGCCTCGACGACACCAGCACGAACGTCGAGGTGAGACCATGA